From the Solanum stenotomum isolate F172 chromosome 4, ASM1918654v1, whole genome shotgun sequence genome, one window contains:
- the LOC125863344 gene encoding protein DMP6-like, protein MEATKNSNSVAINTEKLGTESAVTSENQLEIPLLEDLQLVEKPQKTPAQKVIRKTFKKTAILSNLLPSDSFRDERGKVRYGLATFRGLWIIDGSSPPEDAAIYKLKFIDFFHAFLSILVFCAVAAFDQNVMKCLYPSPSPDAQEILAILPMAVGVICTFLFVVFPTTRHGIGFPLSRC, encoded by the exons ATGGAGGCCACCAAGAACTCAAATTCCGTCGCGATAAATACAGAGAAATTAGGAACAGAATCTGCTGTTACAtctgaaaatcaattggaaaTACCTTTGTTAGAAGATTTACAACTTGTTGAAAAACCACAGAAAACACCAGCACAAAAAGTCATCAGAAAAACATTCAAAAAAACAGCTATTTTATCAAATCTTTTGCCTTCAG ACAGTTTTCGTGACGAAAGAGGGAAAGTCCGTTATGGATTGGCTACATTCAGGGGTTTATGGATTATTGATGGCTCATCTCCTCCTGAGGATGCAGCAATATATAAGCTGAAATTCATTGATTTCTTTCATGCTTTTTTGTCAATACTTGTTTTTTGTGCTGTCGCGGCGTTTGATCAGAATGTGATGAAATGTTTGTACCCTTCTCCGTCTCCAGATGCTCAGGAGATCCTCGCGATATTGCCAATGGCTGTTGGGGTGATTTGCACGTTTTTGTTCGTTGTTTTTCCTACAACTCGTCATGGAATTGGATTCCCTCTTTCGCGTTGTTAG
- the LOC125863329 gene encoding prohibitin-1, mitochondrial-like, producing MDLKNVKVPKMPGAGGGATSPLIKFGLVIGLGVYGIANSLYNVDGGNRAIVFNRILGVKDKVYPEGTHFMIPWIDRPVIYDVRARPHLVESTSGSRDLQMVKIGLRVLTRPVPDQLPTIYRSLGENYNERVLPSIIHETLKSVVAQYNASQLITQRENVSREIRKILTERAANFNIALDDVSITSLTFGKEFTAAIEAKQVAAQEAERAKFIVEKAEQDKRSAVIRAQGEAKSAQLIGQAIANNPAFITLRKIEAARDIAHTISNSANKAYLSADDLLLNLQDLNLNSTGRK from the exons ATGGATCTCAAGAATGTTAAGGTTCCTAAGATGCCTGGTGCTGGTGGTGGTGCCACTTCTCCCTTGATCAAGTTTGGGCTTGTTATCGGTCTTGGTGTGTATGGAATTGCTAACAGTCTCTACAATGTTGATGGCGGGAATCGTGCCATTGTTTTTAACCGTATTCTTGGTGTTAAAGATAAG GTTTATCCAGAAGGGACACATTTCATGATTCCTTGGATCGATAGGCCTGTGATATATGACGTTCGTGCACGTCCACATCTAGTGGAGAGTACTTCCGGAAGTCGTGACCTTCAGATg GTAAAGATTGGACTTCGAGTTCTCACACGTCCAGTACCAGATCAACTACCCACTATTTACCGATCACTTGGTGAAAATTATAATGAACGAGTCCTGCCTTCAATTATTCATGAAACTTTGAAATCTGTGGTTGCGCAGTACAATGCTAGCCAGCTTATCACCCAGAGAGAG AATGTTAGTAGAGAAATACGGAAGATCTTAACTGAGAGGGCAGCCAACTTCAACATCGCTTTAGATGATGTCTCGATAACAAGCCTGACTTTTGGAAAAGAGTTCACAGCTGCAATTGAAGCGAAACAGGTGGCTGCTCAAGAAGCTGAGAGAGCAAAGTTTATTGTGGAAAAAGCTGAGCAAGATAAACGTAGCGCTGTTATTAGAGCTCAG GGTGAGGCTAAGAGCGCGCAGCTGATTGGTCAAGCTATCGCTAACAATCCAGCATTCATCACTCTCAGGAAAATCGAAGCAGCAAGAGACATTGCACATACCATTTCCAATTCAGCCAACAAAGCCTACTTGAGTGCCGATGATTTGTTGCTCAATCTTCAGGACTTAAACTTGAATAGCACTGGACGAAAATGA
- the LOC125863291 gene encoding disease resistance protein RPS2-like: MEIVGAVVNMMQCFCGETCSRQSVSETCTYLRRPRALANRLNEKMELLKAREEDIKRKLHVENVWRGMEPKAEVNMWLINVRKITSSIASMQEKLTIDKRCLNRCLPNYMSRFKQGKRINKKIKEVDRLLGQSIFPDASLVDMMPRRGKILPASSLVGESAQRSLETVWEYLNDEHSGIIGIYGMGGVGKTSILVEINNRILRESTIFDNVIWVTASNDSNVQKLQKDIARAIGLSFDDEDDEMTRAAQLLEALMRRSRFVLIIDDLWEAFPLEVIGIPYPYYGYDCKLIITTRSMIVCRGMESVREVEVSVLSEEEAWNLFKQKVGEEVLASPTLQAVAKDVSKECGGLPLAVVTVGRALRRENDLRQWKNALNQLKSATGRIEGMENRVFARLRFSYERLKDNVTRSCFLYCTLYPEDHHIETEELIKYWSWEGLLDNLGYGESKMLQGKMILDELKHACLLEIIGCQEGSLNEYVKMHDLIRDMAIAVTRESPLFMIRAGHEMRVPPVESEWLVGLERISLMRNDLNSLILEPRCPQLTTLLLQYNSLTKGVHPSFFNHLKSLKVLDLSYTGISGLPDSLSNLKNLHALLLRSCWNLHHVPTMERLKELRVLDLSSTSIESVPPGMEMLLNLKHLDLSHTTLNEFDIQILGTYRFLESLLTIGLWQPLMFGSDFVNVLKCCTILTTLEANFSNLQDFNYYVLSDHWNTLESFKFCVGYPQSSKLPGKNSVGFFGIYIVETEASSWLPGILELVIHECSGITHLPMFIMNDSSDLKRCKIKYCDEMEWIITPEWGTFPNLELLEIEGLSRLQNICKGIPPTGTLSNLKVLNVIACDNLMTLLPLELVQHLKNLEKLELENCSMLEEIIVTDAENEEIIQENNGEVVLPSLQKLRLVSIPRLRSICRGPMICDSLTTIEVVECPELKILPFFLEMRQQLAASLKQIKGSRSWWQALRRKHPTATSLLAPLLRPEREYSSPANEHSHSGSSGNSSFGGR, encoded by the coding sequence ATGGAAATCGTTGGTGCAGTGGTTAACATGATGCAGTGTTTTTGTGGAGAGACCTGTTCTCGTCAATCCGTTTCTGAAACATGTACATACCTGAGAAGGCCTCGTGCATTAGCAAATAGACTTAATGAAAAGATGGAATTGCTTAAAGCTCGGGAGGAGGATATCAAAAGGAAGTTACATGTGGAAAATGTATGGCGTGGTATGGAGCCAAAGGCTGAGGTAAACATGTGGCTTATCAATGTAAGAAAGATTACAAGTAGTATTGCCAGCATGCAAGAGAAACTTACTATAGACAAGAGGTGTTTAAACAGATGTTTGCCAAATTATATGTCTCGATTTAAGCAGGGGAAACGCatcaataagaaaattaaagaagttGACAGGCTCCTGGGCCAGAGCATATTTCCAGATGCTTCGTTGGTTGATATGATGCCTCGGAGGGGAAAGATATTGCCGGCATCCTCATTAGTAGGAGAATCTGCTCAAAGAAGTTTGGAGACTGTATGGGAGTATTTGAATGATGAACACTCTGGGATAATTGGTATTTATGGAATGGGGGGTGTGGGTAAGACATCCATCCTCGTAGAAATCAATAATCGTATTTTGAGAGAGAGCACAATTTTTGATAATGTCATTTGGGTCACAGCATCCAATGATTCAAATGTCCAGAAATTGCAAAAAGATATTGCTAGAGCAATAGGTTTATCTTTTGAcgatgaagatgatgaaatgaCAAGAGCAGCTCAATTACTTGAAGCGTTGATGCGAAGAAGTAGATTTGTTTTAATTATAGATGATTTGTGGGAAGCATTTCCTTTGGAGGTTATAGGAATCCCATACCCATATTACGGATATGACTGCAAGTTGATAATAACTACTAGATCCATGATAGTTTGTCGTGGCATGGAATCAGTGAGGGAAGTTGAAGTTAGTGTTCTTTCAGAGGAAGAAGCATGGAACCTCTTTAAACAAAAGGTCGGTGAGGAGGTGCTAGCATCTCCAACATTACAAGCTGTTGCCAAGGATGTGTCAAAGGAGTGTGGAGGTCTCCCACTAGCTGTTGTAACAGTTGGTCGGGctttaagaagagaaaatgatcTGAGGCAATGGAAAAATGCATTAAACCAGCTGAAAAGTGCAACGGGAAGAATAGAAGGCATGGAGAATCGAGTCTTTGCACGTCTGAGATTTAGCTATGAAAGACTGAAGGACAATGTGACTCGTTCATGTTTTCTTTATTGCACATTGTACCCAGAGGATCATCATATCGAGACCGAAGAACTGATTAAGTACTGGTCATGGGAAGGCCTGTTGGATAATCTTGGGTACGGAGAATCCAAGATGCTGCAGGGAAAGATGATATTAGATGAACTGAAACATGCGTGCCTTCTAGAGATCATTGGATGTCAAGAAGGTAGTTTGAATGAATATGTCAAGATGCATGACCTCATTAGGGATATGGCGATAGCTGTTACAAGAGAGAGTCCACTCTTTATGATCCGAGCAGGACATGAGATGCGTGTCCCACCAGTTGAGAGTGAATGGCTCGTAGGGCTTGAACGAATCTCGTTAATGAGAAATGATTTGAACTCTTTGATTTTGGAACCGAGATGTCCTCAGTTAACCACCTTGCTATTGCAGTATAATTCACTGACCAAGGGAGTACATCCTTCTTTCTTTAACCATCTAAAAAGTCTTAAAGTTCTGGACTTATCTTACACAGGCATCTCTGGGTTGCCTGATTCACTTTCTAATCTCAAAAACCTTCATGCTTTGCTTCTACGAAGTTGTTGGAACTTGCATCACGTGCCAACAATGGAAAGGCTAAAGGAGCTGAGGGTTTTAGATCTCTCTTCTACATCAATTGAGTCTGTGCCCCCGGGGATGGAAATGTTACTCAATTTGAAGCATCTGGATCTCTCCCACACTACGCTTAATGAATTTGATATTCAAATTTTAGGAACATACAGATTTCTGGAGAGTCTCTTAACTATTGGTCTATGGCAACCTCTAATGTTCGGTTCCGATTTTGTTAACGTTTTGAAATGCTGCACCATCTTGACAACCCTTGAAGCCAATTTCAGCAACTTGCAGGACTTCAACTATTATGTCTTATCAGATCACTGGAACACACTTGAGAGTTTCAAATTTTGTGTAGGCTATCCCCAATCCTCTAAACTACCCGGAAAAAATAGCGTAGGATTCTTTGGGATTTACATTGTTGAAACAGAAGCCTCTTCTTGGTTGCCAGGTATACTTGAGTTGGTCATTCATGAATGTTCTGGAATCACTCACTTACCTATGTTTATTATGAACGATTCCTCCGACCTGAAACGTTGCAAAATAAAGTACTGTGATGAGATGGAGTGGATTATAACTCCCGAGTGGGGCACATTTCCTAATTTAGAGTTGCTAGAGATTGAGGGCCTGAGCAGACTGCAGAATATATGTAAGGGGATTCCACCAACAGGCACTCTTTCAAACCTTAAGGTGTTGAATGTTATTGCTTGTGATAATCTCATGACTCTGTTACCACTTGAGTTAGTGCAGCATCTCAAAAACCTCGAAAAGCTCGAGTTGGAAAACTGTTCGATGCTAGAGGAGATCATAGTCACTGATGCGGAAAATGAAGAGATCATTCAAGAGAACAATGGTGAAGTGGTCCTCCCAAGTTTGCAAAAATTAAGATTAGTTTCTATACCAAGACTGAGAAGCATATGCAGAGGTCCAATGATTTGTGATTCGTTAACGACTATAGAAGTCGTAGAATGTCCAGAGCTGAAAATACTTCCCTTCTTTTTGGAAATGAGGCAGCAACTCGCTGCCTCTCTCAAACAGATAAAAGGAAGCAGAAGTTGGTGGCAGGCGTTAAGGAGGAAGCACCCTACTGCAACGTCCCTTCTTGCTCCACTCCTTAGACCCGAAAGGGAGTATTCTTCTCCTGCTAATGAACATAGTCACAGTGGCAGCTCTGGAAATTCTTCTTTCGGGGGTCGATAA
- the LOC125863297 gene encoding uncharacterized protein LOC125863297, with amino-acid sequence MAKGGSMKGHMQSHNRGRTTYAVLLLLAFGVAIVGVIILHKLRERRIFNLLVKDKQIELIHLKLLLQKERDHTNEAKRKAEEMKSKMQWLRMQKRDLESRIMEMRSTISSLKDEQRIIEVALEEKQDEIKMLREEVTEMNSEESQAKLLSESLQQNETESDIPVKVWSVSADDPSNPAINFTTKAAGTKEATGGETEEQHESIKRDDQKNSTTNIHRKATRQGEDRGQAQDGEGSADWRSNTGEQELTTTQEDVSDNISSTVFQTLDGKRETTDSSKTGEIFLEEKRYDNGDSSVETINHSGQVQKHSKEVGAIDATDWKEHGAAIGGDFADSQGNNQESGRKYNDGMKLEMKENHRSTDASRVKQEQIRKTKGKNLRIIAKSKVTESGANTERRSIVSMRNRKFFKEIQESATNERVRGSKQEKQKHKQEKSMIKDSRNKYGPEDCMIGMTYKPQRFKNLEEDFGNQVRSEPEQKLDMTRQRMQDDNSNLDDAPPHKTTPKKSAGSEEGILEGRKSDTNEIAEEGQEREVNNTVSEMSQSSQEVPTKTAASNVNRVSKDTGNKKTDETTQSQEAIGIIREHQEQEQADSLTNSSEHANISERDVKAYDLQVENDQETGVIDQSRGISQEVRYQKLSSTARAEEENNSIFTDTEQRLAGNLHSSSTHVKNAEMAFKDGNLDTENDKETEEEEDHSEGYAANMEEEGEDVN; translated from the exons ATGGCAAAGGGGGGAAGCATGAAGGGACACATGCAAAGTCACAACAGAGGAAGAACAACATATGCAGTGTTATTGCTTCTTGCTTTTGGGGTTGCAATAGTTGGAGTAATCATTCTACACAAGCTCAGAGAGAGGCGCATCTTCAACCTCCTTGTTAAGGATAAACAAATTGAACTCATCCATCTTAAACTCCTCTTGCAG AAAGAAAGAGATCATACGAACGAAGCTAAAAGGAAAGCGGAGGAAATGAAATCCAAGATGCAGTGGCTTCGAATGCAGAAAAGGGATCTCGAAAGCAGGATCATGGAAATGAGATCAACAATCTCTTCTCTTAAAGATGAACAAAGAATAATCGAAGTAGCTCTCGAAGAAAAACAGGATGAAATCAAGATGCTTAGAGAAGAAGTTACAGAAATGAACTCAGAGGAGTCCCAGGCTAAGCTTCTTTCTGAATCATTGCAACAGAATGAAACCGAAAGTGACATACCTGTAAAGGTCTGGTCAGTGAGTGCAGATGATCCATCAAATCCAGCTATTAACTTCACCACCAAGGCTGCAGGTACAAAAGAAGCAACTGGAGGAGAAACCGAAGAACAGCATGAATCCATCAAAAGAGACGACCagaaaaattcaacaacaaatatACACAGAAAAGCCACGAGGCAAGGTGAAGACAGAGGACAAGCACAAGATGGAGAGGGATCTGCTGACTGGAGGAGTAATACTGGAGAACAGGAGTTGACAACTACTCAAGAAGATGTTTCAGACAACATAAGCAGCACCGTTTTTCAGACATTAGATGGCAAAAGAGAGACCACTGACAGTTCTAAAACCGGAGAAATTTTCCTAGAAGAGAAAAGGTACGATAATGGGGATTCATCTGTGGAAACTATCAATCATAGTGGTCAAGTGCAAAAGCACAGCAAGGAAGTAGGTGCAATAGATGCCACAGATTGGAAAGAGCATGGAGCAGCAATTGGAGGTGATTTTGCGGATTCTCAAGGTAATAACCAGGAGTCTGGACGGAAGTATAACGATGGGATGAAGTTAGAAATGAAGGAGAATCACAGGAGTACAGATGCATCAAGAGTGAAGCAGGAGCAGATAAGAAAGACAAAAGGGAAGAATCTGCGAATAATTGCAAAGAGCAAGGTCACTGAAAGTGGTGCGAATACTGAAAGAAGAAGCATTGTAAGCATGAGAAACAGAAAGTTCTTCAAAGAAATACAGGAAAGTGCAACAAATGAGAGAGTTAGAGGCAGTAAACAAGAGAAGCAGAAGCATAAGCAAGAGAAGAGTATGATAAAGGACAGCAGGAACAAATATGGTCCAGAAGATTGCATGATTGGCATGACCTATAAACCCCAACGATTTAAAAATCTGGAGGAAGATTTTGGAAACCAAGTCAGGTCTGAACCAGAACAGAAACTAGATATGACGAGACAGAGAATGCAAGATGATAATTCAAACCTCGATGATGCTCCACCACATAAGACAACACCTAAGAAATCAGCAGGCTCCGAAGAAGGTATCCTAGAAGGCAGGAAATCTGACACAAATGAGATAGCTGAGGAAGGGCAAGAAAGAGAAGTCAACAATACGGTTTCTGAGATGTCACAGAGTTCTCAGGAAGTGCCTACAAAGACAGCTGCTTCTAATGTCAACAGAGTTTCAAAAGACACCGGAAACAAAAAAACAGATGAAACTACACAATCACAAGAGGCAATTGGCATAATTAGAGAACATCAAGAACAAGAACAGGCTGACAGTCTTACCAATTCTTCGGAGCATGCAAATATTTCTGAAAGAGATGTAAAAGCATATGACCTTCAGGTTGAGAATGATCAAGAAACAGGAGTGATAGATCAGTCAAGAGGAATTTCACAAGAGGTCAGATATCAAAAACTCAGTAGCACAGCACGAGCAGAAGAGGAAAACAACTCCATTTTTACAGACACAGAGCAAAGGCTGGCTGGCAATCTTCACAGCTCTTCCACACATGTGAAAAATGCTGAAATGGCTTTTAAAGATGGCAACCTTGACACTGAAAATGATAAGgaaacagaagaagaagaagatcattCGGAAGGCTATGCTGCCAACATGGAAGAGGAGGGAGAAGACGTGAACTGA
- the LOC125863350 gene encoding uncharacterized protein LOC125863350: MATSLTMAARRVAAFTRFPSSTTASLVQRRGLAGAADHHGPPKVNCWKEPMNPAQWKEEHFVIVSLSGWGLLFYGGYKLFTGGKKNKEENLVQASQ; encoded by the exons ATGGCTACCTCGTTGACAATGGCGGCTCGTCGGGTGGCAGCCTTCACTCGATTCCCCTCCTCAACCACTGCGTCTCTTGTTCAGCGCCGCGGCCTTGCCGGCGCTGCTG ATCATCATGGGCCTCCTAAGGTCAATTGCTGGAAAGAACCGATGAATCCTGCTCAATGGAAGGAAGAACAT TTTGTGATTGTATCTTTGTCCGGTTGGGGCTTGCTTTTCTATGGTGGATACAAGTTATTCACTGGAGGcaagaagaacaaagaagag AACTTGGTGCAAGCATCACAATAA
- the LOC125863324 gene encoding syntaxin-124-like, whose product MNDLFSNSFKKYQDLKKQVVVDDLEGGQVGQPGTESIDLAKFFEDVENVKEDMKDVEKFHKKLQESNEESKLVHNAKTVKEIRSRMDSDVSQVLKRVKMIKGKLEALERSNAAHRKISGCGPGSSADRTRTSVVSGLGKKLKVLMDDFQALRTRMNDEYKETVARRYFTVTGEKADDGLIENLISSGESESFLQKAIQEQGRGQIMDTISEIQERHDAVKEIEKNLIELHQIFLDMAALVEAQGQQLNDIESHVAHASSFVRRGTDQLQEAREIQKSSRKCACFAVFLIILLIILLTFPLWWPLVASKIL is encoded by the exons atGAATGACTTATTCTctaattcatttaaaaagtacCAGGACCTTAAAAAACAGGTCGTAGTAGATGATTTGGAGGGTGGTCAAGTTGGCCAACCAGGTACTGAAAGTATTGATCTTGCTAAATTCTTTGAAGATGTAGAAAATGTGAAAGAAGATATGAAAGATGTcgaaaaatttcataaaaaattacaagaatCAAATGAAGAGAGCAAACTTGTGCATAATGCCAAGACTGTGAAAGAAATAAGGTCTAGGATGGATTCAGATGTGTCACAGGTCTTAAAACGCGTAAAAATGATCAAAGGTAAGTTGGAAGCCCTCGAACGATCCAATGCAGCTCATAGGAAAATCTCGGGATGTGGACCAGGTTCTTCTGCAGATCGAACAAGGACTTCTGTAGTTAGTGGTTtaggaaagaaattaaaagtcCTCATGGATGATTTTCAAGCATTGAGGACAAGAATGAATGATGAATATAAGGAAACGGTTGCAAGAAGGTACTTTACTGTGACAGGAGAGAAAGCTGACGATGGGTTAATTGAGAATTTGATATCAAGTGGGGAGAGCGAGTCTTTCCTCCAGAAGGCAATCCAGGAACAAG GTAGGGGTCAGATTATGGACACAATTTCCGAAATACAAGAAAGACATGATGCTGTGAAAGAGATTGAGAAGAATTTGATTGAGCTACACCAAATATTTTTAGACATGGCTGCATTGGTGGAAGCACAAGGGCAACAATTAAATGATATTGAAAGTCATGTGGCACATGCAAGTTCCTTTGTTAGGAGAGGCACAGATCAATTACAAGAAGCAAGGGAGATTCaaaaaagttcaagaaagtGTGCTTGTTTTGCTGTTTTCCTTATCATTTTGCTCATTATTCTCCTTACTTTCCCTCTATGGTGGCCATTAGTTGCTAGCAAAATATTATAa
- the LOC125863306 gene encoding protein LAZ1-like: MQRIISISLDYLNGIVQNLASSYSTPIWATLVAGFFVILTLALSMYLIFDHLSVYKHPEEQKFLIGVILMVPCYAVESFVSLVNPAITVDIGILRDCYESLAMYCFGRYLIACLGGEKRTIQFMKREGRAGSKMPLLEHGSEKGIVKHHFPMNYIFKPWKLGQWVYQVIKFGIVQYMIIKAFTATLAVILEGFDVYCEGDFKWNCGYPYMAVVLNFSQSWALYCLVQFYTITKDELSHIKPLYKFLTFKSIVFLTWWQGLAIALLSTLGFLKSPIAQALQFKSSIQDFIICIEMGIASVVHLYVFPAKPYELMGECFTGDVAVLGDYVSADLAVDPDEVRDSERRTTLRLPQPDIDDRGGTTIRESVKDIFIGGGEYIVNDLKFTVTQAVEPVEKGIQKLHKISQNIKKHDKGRKAKDNSGVASSSPTRRVIRGIDDPLLNGSVSDSETSRRKKHRRKSEYTSAESGGESSSDQNFGAIQVRGQRWVTKD; the protein is encoded by the exons ATGCAGAGGATAATATCAATTTCATTGGATTATTTGAATGGGATAGTCCAGAATTTGGCTAGCAGCTATTCAACACCTATATGGGCAACTTTAGTTGCTGGGTTCTTCGTAATCCTTACTTTAGCACTCTCTATGTATCTCATTTTCGATCACTTATCAGTTTACAAACATCCCGAG GAACAAAAGTTTTTGATTGGAGTCATATTGATGGTGCCTTGTTATGCTGTTGAATCA TTTGTGTCATTGGTAAATCCAGCGATTACTGTTGACATTGGGATACTACGTGATTGCTATGAATCCCTTGCCATGTACTGCTTTGGGAGGTATCTTATTGCATGTTTAG gTGGAGAAAAGAGGACCATACAATTTATGAAGAGGGAAGGACGTGCAGGTTCAAAGATGCCACTACTAGAGCATGGCTCTGAAAAGGGAATTGTTAAGCATCATTTTCCcatgaattatattttcaagCCATGGAAACTTGGTCAGTGGGTCTACCAAGTTATCAAGTTTGGAATTGTCCAATAT atgataatCAAAGCATTTACTGCTACTTTAGCAGTGATTCTTGAAGGTTTTGATGTATATTGTGAAGGAGACTTCAAATGGAATTGTGG GTATCCGTATATGGCTGTGGTTTTAAATTTCAGTCAATCATGGGCATTGTATTGCCTAGTTCAATTTTATACTATTACAAAGGATGAATTATCTCACATCAAGCCGCTGTACAAGTTTCTAACTTTCAAGTCAATTGTTTTCTTAACTTGGTGGCAAGGCCTGGCAATAGCCCTGCTTTCTACACTTGGTTTTCTTAAAAGTCCAATAGCTCAAGCTTTACAGTTTAAGTCCAGCATTCAAGATTTCATCATATGCATTGAG ATGGGCATTGCTTCTGTGGTTCACCTCTATGTCTTCCCTGCCAAGCCATACGAGCTGATGGGAGAGTGTTTTACTGGGGATGTTGCAGTTCTTGGAGATTATGTATCTGCTGATTTGGCAGTAGATCCTGACGAGGTTAGAGATAGTGAACGTCGCACCACATTACGTCTTCCTCAACCGGACATTGATGATAGGGGCGGAACAACCATAAGAGAAAGTGTTAAAGATATATTTATTGGAGGTGGTGAATAT ATAGTGAATGACCTAAAATTCACAGTAACCCAAGCAGTAGAACCTGTAGAGAAAGGAAtacaaaaattacataaaatctCTCAGAACATAAAGAAGCATGACAAAGGGAGAAAAGCAAAGGACAATAGTGGTGTTGCCTCATCATCTCCAACAAGAAGAGTCATACGTGGGATAGATGACCCTCTTTTGAATGGAAGCGTAAGTGATAGTGAAACTTCTAGGAGGAAGAAGCACCGTAGAAAATCTGAATATACCAGTGCAGAGAGTGGTGGAGAGAGTAGCAGTGATCAGAACTTTGGTGCTATTCAAGTTCGTGGTCAAAGGTGGGTTACCAAGGATTAG